ATTTACCAAAAATGAACATCCCCACCTGTATTATTTGGGGTAAAAACGACACCGTAACACCGCCGGAAGTCGCCGAAGAATTTGACAGTCTTTTACCAGATTCTGAGTTATTTTGGGTTGACAAATGTGGGCATGCCGCTATGATGGAACACCCCGACCAGTTTAACCAAATTCTTGATGCTTGGCTACAAAAAAGAAATCTTTAATTAAGTTACAAAACCCCAAATCTCAACAAGGTTTAAATGGTGATTTGAATTAATATCAAAAAAATAGATGCATATAAAATCGGCCGAGTTTGTAATGAGTAATTCCGATGTGGCAAAATGCCCTAAAGGATTACTGCCCGAGTATGCGTTTATTGGCAGAAGTAACGTAGGCAAATCGTCACTCATCAACATGCTAACGAGTCGAAAAAGTTTAGCTAAAACCTCAGGAAGACCAGGTAAAACACAACTTATCAATCATTTTTTAATTAATAAAAATTGGCACTTGGTAGATTTACCGGGATATGGTTATGCACGTGTTTCTAAAAATGCAAAAAAAACGTTTCAAAAATTTATCACCCAATATTTTAGCCTACGCGAACAACTAGTAACCGCTTTTGTTTTAGTAGATATAAGGCACGAGCCCCAACCTATTGATTTAGAATTTATGCAATGGCTGGGCGAGCATGGCATTCCGTTTTCTATCATTTTTACTAAAGCCGACAAACTAAAACCCAATGCGATTTTAAGACATGTTGAAGATTACAAAAACGTGCTTTTAGAAACATGGGAAGACATGCCTAATTATTTTATAACCTCATCGAGCAATGAAGCGGGAAAAGATGCTGTTTTAAACTATATTAATGGGTTGAATGAGAATATGGAATTGGGGACACATTGAATTTCTTTATAAAAGTAAAGCAGCTCATTTAAAAACTATTAAATCTACTAATAAATTTACCCAAATTTAAAACTAAAGGCGTGTAAGACAGTAGACAAGCCTTGTCAACGCTCTTATAACCGATAAAGATTCATCTTAAATATAAACTTTAACATTCGCCATCGACTTTTACAAAAACTTTAAGATTATTTAGACTTATCTTTAAAACTTTACTAATCTTTAAACGGATTTCCACCTTTATGGAAATAATAAAAACACTAATCCTATGAAAAAATCGACATTTATTACAAGTATTGCTTGCATCTTTATCATGCTTTTATCTTCTACTATGGAGGCTCAAAAATTCAGTTCTATAGACAAAAGTCCTATGGATGCCACGGCATATCCTAGCAGCCACAAAGAACCTAACAAACTAGTAAAAGTAGTTTATAGCAGACCGCAACTTAAAGAAAGGGATTTAAGCACTTTAGCTCCTAACGGCAAAGTATGGCGTACCGGCGCGAACGAAGCTGCCAATATCACCTTATATAAAGACATGAAAGTTGGCGGGAAAGCAGTTAAAGCAGGAGAATATTCTCTGTTTACAATTCCTGGGGATACAGAATGGACTATTATTTTAAATAAAGATATTAATGTTTGGGGCGCTTATTCGTATAACGAAGCCAATGATGTTATTAGAGTTTCGGCACCTGTAAGTTCTGGCGATTCATTGGAAGCTTTCTCGATTGCTTTTGCCGATGATGGCACAATGTATTTAGGCTGGGACACGGTTAGGGTTGCTGTACCTTTTACAAAATAGGCTTTAGGCTTTAGGCTTTAGGCAAAAAAAAAGTTCCATAGCGAAATGCTAATGGAACTTTTTTTTCTATAAAACTTTAAACACATGCCCTAATAGCCAATATAAAATCAGGAAGACAAAGAAGGTTCCAAAACATCCGCATTTTCCGCCACCAATTTTTTTTGCGCCCCAAGCGGCTCCAATAATTCTTAATAATTTTTCCACAGTATTTAAATAAATAACAACCATTGAATAATGTCGTGTTTTAAAATTAGACAAAGTGACTCAACAGATTGATTTTAAGCTACTATTTACAGTATTTCTACTTTATACTTCACAACGTTTAAACTTTCAACTTACTTATGCACCTATTTAGGGAATATTTAAATACTTATGCGTTTGTAGTGACACTTTCCATTTAGGGTTTGCCATTACATAATCTACAATTTCAGGAATCACTTTATCACGTTTGCTAGCTTCTGATTTTCCTACGGAAATTCCTCGCTATCAAAACCGCACTATTCTCATACATAAACGTCAAACCAACCTACCCTTCCACATCCAAAATATTACGCAACACATTATCAATGCACAAAAACCAATTTTAACACTATGTAATAAAAAAATTAATTAAATTTGAAAATACCATAAAAAGTCAAAATGGACACAACGGCACAAATAAAAAACAATTTAATTAATAGAATTAAGAACTCTAAAGACTTAAACTTTTTAAGAGCACTACAAACCATATTTGATACATCAGAACAAGCATTATATGAATTGTCTACTGAACAAAATAAAGCTATTGAAGCTGGACGCCATGAAATAACAAATGGAACTTACAAAGAACACAAAGAAGTAATGTCTGAAATGAAACAATGGCTAACAAAAAAATAATTTGGTCTTTAAGAGCAAAAATTGAGTTAGAGGATATTCTTGAATTTTTCAATCATAGAAATGGAAATTCTAACTACAGCCTAAAAATTTTATTGGAAATTGAAGATTTACTTAAAACACTTTCTACAACTGAGTTTATAGGCAGGTTAACCTCAAACAAAGAAACCAGAGTAATCACGATGGAAGTTTACCTGATTTTTTATGAAACAAATGAAGACAGAATTGAAATAGTTTCTTTTTGGGATAACCGCCAAAATCCTAAAAAAAGGTTAACAAAATAATAGTAATTTATAGCAGACCGCAACTTAATGTTATTTATAAAACCTTAAACACGTATCCTAAAAGCCAATATAAAATTAGGAATACAAAGATGGTTCCAAAACATCCGCATTTTCCGCCACCAATTTTTTTTGCGCCCCAAGCGGCTCCAATAATTCTTAATAATTTTTCCATAGTATTTTAAATATGTACCAATTTAGGGAATATTTAAATACTTATGCGTTTGTAGTGACACTTTCCATTTAGGGTTTGCCATTACATAATCTACAATTTCAGGAATTACTTTATCGCGTTTGCTCCACTCGGGTTGCAAATACAAAATACAATCTTTATTTACTTTGGCAGCTTGTTCTTCCGCAAAGCGGAAATCGTCTTTATTATATACAATTACTTTAAGCTCGTGGGCTTTTGCATATACTTCTTTAGTAGGGAGTTTTATTTTTTTAGGCGATAAGCAAATCCAGTCCCAAATACCCGTTAGTTTATAAGCACCAGAGGTTTCAATATGTATCTGTAAGCCTTCGGCTTTTAACTTTGTAGTTAAGGGCGTCATATCCCACGTTAATGGCTCGCCACCTGTAACCACGATGGTATTACTATACTTTTTAGCGTTTTCAACAATTTTTAAGATGTCGGTTGGTGGGTGCAAATTAGCATTCCAACTTTCCTTTACATCACACCAATGGCAACCTACATCGCAGCCGCCTATTCTAACAAAATACGCAGCAGTTCCTTTATGGAAACCTTCACCTTGTATGGTGTAAAACTCTTCCATTAATGGCAACATGTTGCCTGTATCAACTAATTTTTTTATCTCTTTGTTCATAAGGCTGCAAAGATAAACGTTTGTTATTTAATTGTTCAAAGTTTTACATAGAACTCATCTTATTTTTTTAAAGGTCATATGCCATGCCATGAGGAAAATCTATATAAAATTTTGCATTTGGTTAATCATGGACATTTCATATAGAATACCTATTTTTATAAAAAATTTCAGTAAATGAGCACGAAGGAAACTTTTTTTAAATACATAACAGAAGGCCATGTTTGTAAAGGCGATTTTATATCTGTTGGTGCAGCCATGCTAAACGGCGAAACCTTAACCAATGCCTTGGTAAATATTCCATTAAAAACCTTAAACCGCCATGGCTTAATAGCTGGAGCTACGGGTACAGGAAAAACAAAATCACTGCAAGTATTAGCCGAAAATTTAAGCGATAAAGGTATTCCTGTATTATTAATGGACATTAAAGGTGATTTAAGTGGTATAGCACAACCAAGTCCTGGACACCCGAAAATTGATGAACGCCATGCCCAAATAGGTTTGCCTTTTGAAGCTAAAAGTTTTCCTGTCGAAGTTTTAACACTTTCTGAGCAAGATGGCGTGAGACTTAGGGCTACCGTTAGCGAATTTGGTCCTGTTTTACTATCTAGAATTTTAGATTTATCGGATGCACAATCGGGTGTTGTGGCAATTATTTTTCAATATTGCGACGATAACAAACTGCCTATTCTCGATTTAAAAGATTTTAAAAAAATATTACAATACGCCACCCAGGAAGGTAAAGCAGAATTTGATGATGCTTACGGACGTATTTCTACATCATCAACAGGTGCTATTTTGCGTAAAGTGGTCGAGCTAGAACAACAAGGTGCCGATTTATTTTTTGGCGAAACCTCCTTTGATGTAGATGATTTGCTACGTATTGATAATAGCGGTAGAGGCTATATAAATATCATCCGATTAACCGATATTCAAGATAGACCGAAGTTATTCTCAACCTTTATGTTGAGTCTGCTTGCTGAAATTTATTCCACATTCCCGGAACAAGGCGATAGCGACAGACCAGAATTAGTGATTTTTATAGATGAAGCGCACTTAATTTTTAACGAAGCATCCAAAGCACTACTCAATCAAATTGAAAGCATCGTTAAATTAATCAGAAGTAAAGGAGTTGGCCTCTATTTTGTAACCCAAAACCCAACCGATGTACCTGAAGCGGTTTTAAGTCAGTTAGGTTTAAAAATTCAACACGCCCTTAGAGCTTTTACAGCTAATGATAGAAAAGCTATAAAATTAACCGCACAAAATTATCCAGACTCTGATTATTATAACACTGTTGAAGTATTAACATCACTTGGCACAGGTGAAGCGTTGGTTTCCGCTCTTGACGAAAAAGGACGCCCTACGCCCCTAGCTGCCACTATGATGCGTGCGCCAATGAGCAGAATGGATATTTTAACCGATTATGAATTAAGGACATTGAATTCACAATCGAAGCTCGTTAAAAAATATAACGAAACCATAGATAGGGAAAGTGCTTACGAACTACTTAACAAAAAAATAGAGCAAGCTGAAACCGAAGAAGCCAAGAAAAAAGCTAAATTAGAAAAAGAAGCTCTCGAAAAAGCCGAATCAAGACAACGTGCTACAACAACTTCTCGAAAAAGCACAGCAATGAATCCCATAGTAAAAGTACTCACTAGTGCAACTTTTATCCGTAGCGTATTTGGTATTTTAACTAAAGTAATGAAAAAATAGGTTGCTTATAGACCTTAAAAAATCAGCATAATGAATCCATTCTTATCAAAACTGTTAGTTGATATTGCTCGAAAGCGACTTCAATCTAAACAGAAAAATAAAACTGTAAGCAAAAAGGAGATAGTTCCTTTAGTAAGGAAATTTCAGGTTGAAATATCACATGCCATTAAAGAATATATTTTTATTGTAGTGGGTGTGTTTTCGGCTGGCTTTGGCTTAAAAGGGTTCTTGCTACCAAATCGATTTATTGATGGTGGTGCTACAGGTATTTCGCTATTACTTCAAAACATAACCTCTTTGGATTTAAGTTATTTTTTAATCCTTGTTAACCTACCTTTTCTAATTTTAGCATCACGAACCATTGGGTTAAAATTTGCTATTAGAAGTATTGCAGCCATTGCCTTATTAGCTTTTGTAGTTCATTTTGTAGAATATCCAACTATTACAGACGATAAATTACTGATCTCGGTTTTTGGCGGTTTCTTTTTAGGTTTAGGAATCGGTATGTCTATGCGAGGTGGCAGCGTCATTGATGGCACCGAAGTATTAGCCATTTTCCTAAGTAAAAAATTATCATTAACTATCGGAGATGTTCTTTTATTAATCAACATTTTAATATTTTCCGCTGGTGCTTATATTCTATCTATGGAAACAGCACTCTATGCCATTTTAACGTATTTAGCAGCTGCAAAAACAGTTGATTTTGTGGTAGATGGTGTTGAAGAATACGTTGGTGTTACCATTATATCTACCAAACACGAAGAATTAAGACACATGCTTACCAAAGAATTGCAAAGAGCTTGTACCATTTACGCTGGCAAAGGTGGTTTTGGTAAAAGCGGTGATAGTTACGATAAAGACATTATTTACACTGTTGTTACTAGATTAGAACTTGCTAAATTGCAAACCGAAATTGATAAAATTGACAGAAATGCTTTTATAATTATGGGTATTGTAAAAGATTTAAAGGGTGGGATGATTAAGAAGAAACCGCTTAAATAATGTGTAATGAATAATGAAAAATGAATAAATGTATTATGACAAAAATCCATGACTGATAAAAAATACACCATACAAGACAATCCTTTTATTGTTCCAACAACCGATGGAA
This genomic window from Mariniflexile sp. TRM1-10 contains:
- a CDS encoding 7-carboxy-7-deazaguanine synthase QueE, whose translation is MNKEIKKLVDTGNMLPLMEEFYTIQGEGFHKGTAAYFVRIGGCDVGCHWCDVKESWNANLHPPTDILKIVENAKKYSNTIVVTGGEPLTWDMTPLTTKLKAEGLQIHIETSGAYKLTGIWDWICLSPKKIKLPTKEVYAKAHELKVIVYNKDDFRFAEEQAAKVNKDCILYLQPEWSKRDKVIPEIVDYVMANPKWKVSLQTHKYLNIP
- a CDS encoding YitT family protein: MNPFLSKLLVDIARKRLQSKQKNKTVSKKEIVPLVRKFQVEISHAIKEYIFIVVGVFSAGFGLKGFLLPNRFIDGGATGISLLLQNITSLDLSYFLILVNLPFLILASRTIGLKFAIRSIAAIALLAFVVHFVEYPTITDDKLLISVFGGFFLGLGIGMSMRGGSVIDGTEVLAIFLSKKLSLTIGDVLLLINILIFSAGAYILSMETALYAILTYLAAAKTVDFVVDGVEEYVGVTIISTKHEELRHMLTKELQRACTIYAGKGGFGKSGDSYDKDIIYTVVTRLELAKLQTEIDKIDRNAFIIMGIVKDLKGGMIKKKPLK
- a CDS encoding helicase HerA-like domain-containing protein, encoding MSTKETFFKYITEGHVCKGDFISVGAAMLNGETLTNALVNIPLKTLNRHGLIAGATGTGKTKSLQVLAENLSDKGIPVLLMDIKGDLSGIAQPSPGHPKIDERHAQIGLPFEAKSFPVEVLTLSEQDGVRLRATVSEFGPVLLSRILDLSDAQSGVVAIIFQYCDDNKLPILDLKDFKKILQYATQEGKAEFDDAYGRISTSSTGAILRKVVELEQQGADLFFGETSFDVDDLLRIDNSGRGYINIIRLTDIQDRPKLFSTFMLSLLAEIYSTFPEQGDSDRPELVIFIDEAHLIFNEASKALLNQIESIVKLIRSKGVGLYFVTQNPTDVPEAVLSQLGLKIQHALRAFTANDRKAIKLTAQNYPDSDYYNTVEVLTSLGTGEALVSALDEKGRPTPLAATMMRAPMSRMDILTDYELRTLNSQSKLVKKYNETIDRESAYELLNKKIEQAETEEAKKKAKLEKEALEKAESRQRATTTSRKSTAMNPIVKVLTSATFIRSVFGILTKVMKK
- the yihA gene encoding ribosome biogenesis GTP-binding protein YihA/YsxC is translated as MHIKSAEFVMSNSDVAKCPKGLLPEYAFIGRSNVGKSSLINMLTSRKSLAKTSGRPGKTQLINHFLINKNWHLVDLPGYGYARVSKNAKKTFQKFITQYFSLREQLVTAFVLVDIRHEPQPIDLEFMQWLGEHGIPFSIIFTKADKLKPNAILRHVEDYKNVLLETWEDMPNYFITSSSNEAGKDAVLNYINGLNENMELGTH
- a CDS encoding DUF2911 domain-containing protein; protein product: MKKSTFITSIACIFIMLLSSTMEAQKFSSIDKSPMDATAYPSSHKEPNKLVKVVYSRPQLKERDLSTLAPNGKVWRTGANEAANITLYKDMKVGGKAVKAGEYSLFTIPGDTEWTIILNKDINVWGAYSYNEANDVIRVSAPVSSGDSLEAFSIAFADDGTMYLGWDTVRVAVPFTK
- a CDS encoding type II toxin-antitoxin system RelE/ParE family toxin; this encodes MANKKIIWSLRAKIELEDILEFFNHRNGNSNYSLKILLEIEDLLKTLSTTEFIGRLTSNKETRVITMEVYLIFYETNEDRIEIVSFWDNRQNPKKRLTK